One window of the Hyperolius riggenbachi isolate aHypRig1 chromosome 5, aHypRig1.pri, whole genome shotgun sequence genome contains the following:
- the LOC137518103 gene encoding uncharacterized protein, with translation MQISERSTRSRRIPPEQIPLSDPESQSSPSDTAQYMCIECGETFDTRLELNSHRQCHVTKKQFTCMHCGRGFHHQVFLQMHEQSHEDGVSKAPAKTTAARVISTRSSKTSAGVNVKPTYTKPQRPLNSAVEFKKDPKVCQAFTPKECITRRTHGASSPTFQKSDGQEKDHFELRISKFSDTTVQLIDAFGNSIEIMTDVFNTYTISDPECSEEDNLNVAGDEALAETSVSSPSRNSQTDTVEDMQLSNEISLEPDSKNAVEEDAEERQTESSETSELKSNTDSSLPLCDVEMNENLTPETISPEDVVLPLPAPSILANASALEEDPTSQPSAEIPKTPIEETLQPAGVSQKDLPEDNRETFSPSPPSDICVTAEHQMDTSPENNEMLSASPASLPELQIEPSDIPEVDMNAANISSVTLVANQSATDVNFQEMSIQDNSSTSTVRAEPNQNEDDQSTIEISLQDNSSTSTVPAEPNQNEDDQSTIEKSLQDNSSTSTVPAEPNQNEDDQSTIEISLQDNSSTSTVPAEPNQNEDDQSTIDDTDLLKDSALSMTKSNVSEDNPSDEVVKEVVVDVERKETLTVQETDVQCEEQRVTPPPKSLHKPDEQQIENICEPAALSVSQPESNADELPTKEDAKLDLGNKSEETTTTKGTGDENIEAKSTSPTENEPSESSNADMAVPSEYELPPASNKDINMESEAALCIAPQEVAEVSISEGDSDMQEGSKNPEKAASPLPVQDMLYNDLCEKRHVDLFERDIFQSETPMEVCEKGQSPHDSRGPHSTLMVEDKVGDICVDDDNNMTYISESEMIKLLDQDRDDIVDNEPPITTNLESGQPSQMEDSETSPKPFTEPQIGNIAIETESFPTPVKQNVDEGTLTSHQPEASTSLQENTMQGQNDLRKTPVLEDTQKGVAVTNAWSPVSLPTNEKPGLADVEPEDPTADLLPQDSITESTSQEPVITEPSCSGDETVKNDLLPERSPLTENQHVEPHENISKALDVPSVGESIQSSAVHSNETYDVSVTVEDDGKEQTDTLELPEAGIEKQRASSPSHGLNPLIISDIVQKQNEIPESASDQLPAAPEEEIQKCISNQETDTPPQNARIEHEVTDKSSEVLDESARDVQNNHAIPSGNAEIKVESADKQVEHASSMEMEISRENTTETDVLVDKQTTDLSSDQDLLSCTIESSDLRKEIKEMGLEESVTLTELQNAELSEIPLAGFDPEDLANKTITDNVEEDLEEPSDIVTGVILDKDTAGSRKILDVITLSSGQPEGHDNPDVFLEDSELMEDEDEEDAENIGTAKPLGSAAECSKCGRRLRRSRKEMTWQTMCFKCRKAERKRHVNQDVNEHSKFGQELQQSRKERLSGEFSNSKIKQEQDSLQTAISKDPTTYADGSVSAGVKKEGLGLASKKMYKCPKCDKSFKIPALLAGHIRSHTLPQCLTCGCHMHLKYKTKRIPRRCKKCAKQLKEQRKEELNAEQSEDEDSETTDIDEFSRGKKPEVDMSDDEDSSVIVQKSKRTNPDHPANLAGKSLDDTDSLKNERENREEHESSDELEISDQSVVLPDGESPRLCHQCGKSFKCNRSLHLHLLSHSAVQCESCGCRLHKRRRVGRWSKKCRACRLQSKSQLFDDSGEQLLLPSDRALKQKHLAALRLKAKQLHIMKNRKIRSMIKQKKELKLMNMMLAVKGLMNKARKKKEIASKSVELIKDVENSEAGISDTSSVDESIGIGEDYPKTNLSFLSKEEPGSSGLQSFPKKALSSTPKRGRKCLYTEKNIIKVEENDNVPCGQGEVSSFAAAFIKQEETWECLECTISMPNLETLLSHQQGHIGGQSFTCTQCPQVFSSEQYLNIHTHAHDENRPFRCPDCDKTFTKRNHLGVHMRVHSGVRPFACLECPCRFRQKASLIAHRYSHRNYQLLFAKPYQCSMCTKSFKQRERLVVHERLHTGECPFSCKDCDKVFPSKARLNVHRKMHRILPSDPSSTNEQNVTGKDVLEGSPFRCQDCGKVCSTKASFVLHRKIHRLSEKILHPNLEEHPFNCRECKKVFSSKATLKMHLKNHSAHKPAASPGVVADFQKCFLCKDCGKVCSTKASFVLHRKVHKSLSSTEQQVLDIKVEPESHVYVCKDCGKVCSTKASFVLHYKVHKSTTGTEPNINIKTEPETQVFICKDCDKVCLTKASLVLHSKVHKSPFDEQNLKVKTEPGTQTFICKDCGKVCSTKASLVLHSRVHKSPFSDEQNLSIKAEPDSLAFICKYCDKVCSTKASLVLHCKVHKTPGAEGAFKTDTEKKSFVCKFCKAVFYSKTSFFLHRKMHRFPAGQPSSKGNAEQRQFNCKHCDMVCSTKASFVLHSKIHKLSSVDEQTSKDAEPQSYSCKDCDMVCSTKASFVLHSKVHKSPLDSEQNVKTDVQSISFTCKECGKVCSTKASFVLHCRMHKSPSSEHNLTPKGGQEEAQCKICGKVCSSKGRLSLHSKVHEPPLTSNQSSGGEMDTEQPKKTSEEKTFTCATCGLKFPKRKLLLLHKVVHGERTVMPCVHCGKRFLYKKSLFNHVNICQGQNKGKLLLLKKAAAKRKLVTEEGAEGTEEDNAQKKKKTDENKATKLKNKNLIKAKKVALKKEGGKVKGVSDAKTKTPKVKRPKGDGETNAEGEDKKTVTEKQGEVKQEKPAETTAKQQIGKEKKTTMKVKKPKKDLSKQKQEKVGSGGSKKWRVLATTVKKKKLQAVIIGGKKKLLLKKKGVQVKPKAGGKGSKD, from the coding sequence ATGCAGATTTCAGAGAGGAGCACAAGATCAAGGAGGATCCCTCCTGAGCAGATACCCTTGTCGGACCCAGAGAGCCAGAGCAGCCCAAGTGACACGGCACAATATATGTGCATTGAGTGCGGCGAGACATTTGACACCAGGCTCGAGCTGAACTCGCATCGTCAGTGTCATGTGACCAAGAAGCAGTTTACATGTATGCACTGTGGGAGAGGGTTCCACCACCAGGTCTTCCTGCAGATGCATGAGCAGAGTCACGAAGATGGGGTTTCCAAGGCCCCGGCGAAAACCACCGCAGCTCGTGTCATATCTACCAGGAGCAGCAAGACCTCTGCCGGAGTGAACGTGAAACCCACCTACACTAAGCCTCAACGTCCTCTGAACTCAGCAGTAGAATTTAAAAAAGATCCGAAAGTCTGCCAGGCTTTCACCCCAAAAGAATGCATCACCAGACGTACTCATGGTGCCAGTTCGCCTACTTTCCAGAAAAGCGATGGCCAAGAGAAAGACCACTTTGAGTTGAGAATATCGAAGTTCTCCGACACCACCGTTCAACTCATTGATGCTTTTGGAAACTCAATTGAAATAATGACTGATGTATTTAACACCTATACAATTAGTGATCCTGAATGTTCTGAGGAGGACAACCTAAACGTTGCTGGTGACGAAGCTCTTGCAGAGACCTCTGTGAGCAGTCCTTCAAGGAATTCTCAGACAGATACTGTTGAAGATATGCAGTTGTCAAATGAGATAAGCTTAGAGCCTGATTCCAAGAATGCTGTAGAAGAGGATGCTGAGGAACGTCAGACAGAGTCCTCTGAAACTTCTGAACTTAAAAGTAATACGGACAGTTCTCTTCCTTTATGTGATGTTGAAATGAATGAAAACCTCACCCCTGAGACTATCTCCCCTGAGGATGTTGTTCTTCCTCTGCCAGCACCATCTATCTTGGCGAATGCTTCTGCCCTTGAGGAGGACCCTACAAGTCAGCCTAGTGCGGAAATTCCAAAGACCCCCATTGAAGAAACTTTACAGCCTGCAGGTGTTTCTCAGAAGGACCTCCCAGAGGACAACCGTGAAACTTTTAGTCCTTCCCCACCCAGTGACATTTGTGTTACTGCTGAACACCAAATGGATACCTCCCCGGAAAATAACGAAATGCTTTCTGCCAGTCCAGCATCTCTACCAGAACTCCAGATTGAGCCATCTGATATACCAGAAGTTGATATGAATGCTGCAAATATTTCTTCAGTCACTCTCGTGGCCAACCAGTCTGCCACTGATGTAAATTTCCAGGAAATGAGCATTCAGGATAATTCTTCCACCAGTACGGTACGTGCAGAACCAAACCAAAATGAAGATGATCAGTCCACGATAGAAATAAGCCTACAGGATAATTCTTCCACCAGCACGGTACCTGCAGAACCAAACCAAAATGAAGATGATCAGTCCACGATAGAAAAAAGCCTACAGGATAATTCTTCCACCAGCACGGTACCTGCAGAACCAAACCAAAATGAAGATGATCAGTCCACGATAGAAATAAGCCTTCAGGATAATTCTTCCACCAGCACGGTACCTGCAGAACCAAACCAAAATGAAGATGATCAGTCCACGATAGATGATACAGATTTATTGAAAGATTCTGCACTTAGCATGACCAAGTCTAATGTTTCTGAAGATAACCCGTCAGATGAAGTTGTCAAAGAGGTGGTCGTGGATGTAGAAAGAAAAGAAACCTTGACTGTACAAGAAACTGACGTTCAGTGTGAGGAACAGAGAGTTACCCCACCTCCTAAGTCTTTGCATAAACCTGATGAGCAGCAAATAGAAaatatctgtgaacctgctgcacTGTCTGTTTCACAGCCTGAAAGCAATGCTGATGAGTTGCCTACGAAAGAAGATGCCAAACTTGATCTTGGCAATAAATCTGAGGAGACGACCACCACCAAAGGAACTGGAGATGAAAATATAGAAGCAAAGTCTACTTCACCAACAGAAAATGAACCTTCTGAGAGCAGTAATGCAGACATGGCAGTACCATCAGAATACGAGCTCCCACCAGCATCAaacaaggacataaatatggagtCAGAAGCAGCCCTCTGTATAGCACCTCAAGAAGTTGCTGAAGTCTCAATTTCGGAAGGTGACAGCGATATGCAGGAGGGAAGCAAAAATCCAGAGAAAGCTGCGAGTCCCTTACCGGTACAAGATATGCTGTATAATGATCTTTGTGAGAAAAGACATGTTGATTTGTTTGAAAGAGACATTTTCCAATCAGAGACTCCGATGGAGGTGTGTGAAAAGGGCCAGAGCCCTCATGATAGCAGAGGCCCTCACAGTACACTGATGGTTGAGGACAAAGTAGGCGATATCTGCGTAGATGATGACAACAACATGACTTACATTTCTGAAAGTGAAATGATCAAACTGCTGGATCAGGACAGAGATGATATAGTTGACAATGAACCTCCTATAACCACAAACCTGGAGAGCGGTCAGCCATCACAGATGGAAGACAGTGAAACTTCCCCAAAACCATTTACCGAGCCTCAAATTGGCAACATTGCAATTGAGACAgagtccttcccaactccagttaAGCAAAATGTTGATGAAGGCACCCTTACAAGTCACCAGCCAGAAGCAAGCACTAGCTTACAGGAGAATACAATGCAAGGGCAGAATGACTTGAGAAAAACTCCCGTGCTTGAAGATACTCAGAAAGGAGTGGCTGTTACTAATGCTTGGTCACCCGTAAGCCTGCCAACAAATGAGAAACCTGGCCTAGCAGATGTTGAGCCTGAAGATCCCACTGCTGACTTATTACCACAAGATTCTATTACAGAGAGCACTTCACAGGAACCTGTTATCACTGAACCATCCTGCAGTGGTGATGAAACCGTGAAAAATGACTTATTGCCAGAGAGAAGTCCCCTTACTGAGAATCAACATGTTGAGCCTCATGAGAACATCTCAAAAGCTTTGGATGTGCCCTCTGTAGGGGAATCCATTCAGTCCAGTGCAGTCCACAGTAATGAGACTTATGATGTCTCTGTTACTGTAGAAGATGATGGTAAAGAACAGACTGATACTCTAGAGCTTCCTGAAGCGGGTATAGAAAAGCAACGTGCCAGTAGCCCTAGCCATGGACTTAATCCGCTTATCATTTCTGATATAGTGCAAAAGCAAAATGAAATACCAGAGAGTGCCAGTGATCAATTACCCGCTGCACCTGAAGAAGAAATTCAAAAATGCATCTCTAACCAAGAAACTGATACACCACCGCAAAATGCTCGTATAGAGCATGAAGTGACGGACAAGTCTTCTGAAGTTTTAGATGAAAGTGCCAGAGATGTTCAGAATAACCATGCCATACCCTCAGGCAACGCAGAAATAAAGGTAGAGTCAGCAGACAAGCAGGTGGAGCATGCATCTAGCATGGAAATGGAGATAAGCCGAGAAAACACGACAGAGACAGATGTATTAGTGGACAAACAAACTACAGATCTCTCTTCTGACCAAGACCTTTTATCATGTACAATTGAGAGCAGTGACCTTAGAAAAGAAATCAAGGAGATGGGCCTTGAAGAGAGCGTTACACTTACAGAACTACAGAATGCTGAGCTCTCTGAGATACCACTTGCTGGCTTCGATCCAGAAGATTTGGCAAATAAAACCATAACCGACAATGTGGAGGAAGATTTGGAAGAACCAAGTGACATAGTCACGGGGGTAATACTGGATAAAGACACTGCAGGCTCTAGAAAAATACTGGATGTCATCACCTTGTCTTCGGGCCAACCTGAAGGCCATGACAATCCAGATGTTTTTCTAGAGGATTCAGAGCTGATGgaggatgaagatgaagaagatgcagagAACATTGGCACAGCCAAACCACTGGGCAGTGCTGCAGAGTGCTCAAAGTGTGGAAGAAGGTTACGGCGCAGTAGGAAAGAGATGACCTGGCAAACCATGTGCTTTAAATGCCGCAAAGCAGAAAGAAAAAGACATGTCAACCAAGATGTAAATGAGCATTCAAAATTTGGTCAAGAACTGCAACAATCAAGAAAAGAGCGGTTGTCTGGTGAGTTTTCCAACAGTAAAATTAAACAGGAACAAGACAGTTTACAAACAGCTATTTCTAAGGATCCTACTACATATGCTGATGGTTCTGTTTCAGCTGGCGTTAAGAAGGAGGGGCTGGGTCTTGcaagtaaaaaaatgtataagTGTCCCAAATGTGATAAATCTTTCAAGATTCCTGCTCTTCTTGCTGGACACATCAGAAGTCACACGTTACCCCAGTGTCTGACTTGTGGTTGTCACATGCATCTAAAGTATAAGACCAAGAGGATCCCTAGAAGATGTAAGAAATGTGCTAAGCAACTCAAGGAGCAAAGGAAGGAAGAATTAAATGCAGAACAAAGTGAAGACGAAGACAGCGAGACCACTGACATCGATGAATTTAGCAGGGGGAAAAAACCAGAGGTGGATATGTCAGATGATGAAGATTCTAGTGTCATTGTTCAGAAATCAAAAAGAACTAACCCTGATCACCCTGCAAACCTTGCAGGAAAGTCACTTGATGACACAGACTCTTTAAAAAATGAGAGAGAAAACCGTGAGGAACACGAGTCCTCTGATGAGCTTGAGATAAGTGACCAGAGCGTTGTCCTACCGGATGGAGAATCGCCACGCTTGTGTCATCAGTGTGGTAAATCATTCAAATGTAACAGatctcttcatcttcatcttctgagTCACTCTGCAGTCCAGTGTGAATCCTGCGGATGTAGACTGCATAAAAGACGGCGGGTTGGACGTTGGTCCAAAAAGTGTCGTGCATGTAGACTTCAGAGTAAGAGCCAACTGTTTGATGACAGTGGAGAGCAATTGCTACTCCCCAGCGATAGAGCTCTAAAGCAGAAACACCTAGCCGCACTTCGTCTTAAAGCCAAACAATTGCATATCATGAAGAATAGGAAAATTCGGTCAATGATTAAGCAGAAAAAGGAACTTAAGTTGATGAATATGATGCTGGCTGTGAAAGGGCTCATGAATAAAGCTAGAAAAAAGAAAGAGATTGCTTCTAAGTCTGTTGAACTGATAAAGGATGTTGAGAACTCCGAAGCTGGAATCTCCGATACCTCTTCAGTTGATGAATCCATCGGTATTGGAGAAGATTATCCAAAAACAAACCTCAGTTTCCTCAGCAAAGAAGAACCTGGTTCCTCAGGTTTGCAAAGTTTCCCAAAGAAAGCTTTAAGCAGCACTCCGAAGCGAGGCAGAAAATGTTTATATACAGAGAAAAACATTATTAAAGTTGAGGAGAATGATAATGTTCCCTGTGGTCAAGGTGAAGTTAGCTCCTTTGCCGCTGCATTTATCAAACAAGAGGAAACGTGGGAATGCTTAGAATGTACCATCAGCATGCCAAACTTGGAGACTTTGCTCAGTCACCAGCAGGGCCACATAGGGGGACAGTCATTCACATGTACACAGTGCCCACAAGTCTTCTCCAGCGAGCAGTATTTAAATATTCATACCCATGCTCATGATGAAAATCGTCCTTTTCGCTGTCCAGATTGCGACAAAACCTTCACAAAAAGGAACCATCTTGGAGTCCACATGCGTGTACATTCAGGTGTCCGACCTTTTGCATGTCTGGAGTGCCCTTGTCGATTCCGGCAGAAGGCCTCCTTAATTGCTCATCGTTATTCGCACAGAAACTACCAGCTCTTATTTGCGAAGCCATACCAGTGTTCAATGTGTACTAAAAGCtttaagcagagagagagacttgTGGTTCATGAACGTCTCCACACTGGTGAATGTCCATTCTCTTGTAAAGACTGTGACAAAGTCTTTCCTAGCAAGGCAAGGCTTAACGTTCATCGCAAGATGCACAGAATTCTACCTTCTGATCCTTCCTCTACCAATGAGCAGAACGTGACTGGCAAAGATGTCTTAGAGGGGTCACCTTTCAGATGCCAAGATTGTGGTAAAGTGTGTTCCACTAAAGCCAGCTTTGTACTCCATCGGAAGATTCACAGGTTGTCTGAAAAGATCCTTCATCCAAACTTGGAAGAACATCCTTTTAATTGCAGAGAATGTAAAAAAGTCTTCTCCTCTAAAGCTACTCTTAAAATGCATTTGAAAAATCATTCTGCACACAAGCCAGCTGCCAGCCCTGGGGTGGTTGCTGACTTCCAAAAATGCTTCCTTTGCAAAGACTGCGGTAAAGTGTGCTCAACCAAGGCTAGCTTTGTCCTTCATCGTAAAGTACACAAGTCCCTATCCAGTACTGAGCAGCAGGTTCTTGATATTAAGGTTGAGCCCGAATCTCATGTCTATGTTTGTAAGGACTGTGGCAAGGTTTGTTCCACAAAGGCCAGTTTTGTGCTTCATTATAAAGTGCACAAGTCAACCACTGGTACCGAGCCAAACATCAACATCAAAACGGAGCCCGAGACTCAAGTCTTTATATGCAAGGACTGTGACAAAGTTTGTTTAACAAAGGCTAGTCTGGTTCTTCATTCTAAAGTACACAAGTCTCCATTTGATGAGCAGAACCTCAAAGTCAAGACAGAGCCTGGCACTCAAACCTTCATATGTAAAGACTGTGGCAAAGTTTGTTCAACAAAGGCTAGTCTTGTCCTTCATTCTAGGGTGCACAAGTCTCCATTTTCTGACGAGCAGAACCTCAGCATCAAGGCAGAGCCTGACTCGCTAGCCTTTATTTGTAAATACTGTGACAAAGTTTGTTCCACGAAGGCCAGCCTTGTCCTTCATTGTAAGGTGCACAAGACTCCTGGCGCTGAAGGGGCTTTCAAAACTGACACTGAGAAAAAAAGTTTTGTCTGTAAATTCTGCAAGGCAGTATTCTACTCAAAAACCAGTTTTTTCCTACATCGTAAAATGCACAGATTTCCAGCTGGCCAACCGAGTTCTAAAGGTAACGCAGAACAACGTCAGTTTAACTGCAAGCACTGTGATATGGTGTGCTCCACCAAAGCCTCCTTTGTCCTCCACAGCAAGATACACAAGTTGTCCTCTGTCGATGAACAAACTTCAAAAGACGCTGAACCTCAGTCTTACAGTTGTAAAGATTGTGACATGGTGTGCTCCACCAAAGCCAGCTTTGTTCTTCACTCCAAGGTACACAAGTCGCCACTGGACAGTGAGCAGAACGTTAAAACTGATGTTCAGAGCATCTCCTTCACATGCAAAGAGTGCGGCAAAGTCTGTTCTACTAAGGCCAGCTTCGTTCTTCATTGTAGGATGCATAAGTCACCCAGCTCTGAGCATAATCTtactcctaaaggtggccaagAAGAGGCCCAGTGCAAAATCTGTGGCAAAGTCTGTTCAAGTAAAGGTAGACTTTCTCTTCATAGCAAAGTGCATGAACCTCCACTGACCTCTAATCAAAGCTCTGGCGGTGAAATGGACACAGAGCAGCCTAAAAAGACAAGTGAGGAAAAGACATTTACTTGTGCAACGTGTGGGCTGAAGTTCCCTAAACGAAAGCTGCTGTTGCTGCACAAAGTTGTCCACGGGGAAAGAACGGTCATGCCTTGTGTGCACTGTGGAAAACGATTCCTGTACAAGAAATCTCTCTTCaaccatgtaaatatttgccAAGGCCAAAACAAGGGAAAACTCCTACTCCTTAAAAAGGCTGCAGCAAAAAGAAAGTTAGTGACAGAGGAAGGTGCCGAAGGGACGGAAGAGGACAAtgcgcagaaaaagaagaaaactgATGAGAACAAGGCTACCAAGCTCAAAAATAAAAACTTGATCAAGGCAAAGAAAGTTGCCCTCAAAAAGGAAGGGGGTAAAGTGAAAGGTGTGAGTGATGCCAAAACGAAAACCCCTAAGGTAAAACGACCAAAGGGCGATGGCGAAACTAATGCAGAAGGCGAAGATAAGAAAACGGTTACTGAAAAGCAGGGTGAGGTCAAGCAGGAGAAGCCTGCAGAAACCACGGCCAAGCAGCAAATCGGCAAGGAGAAGAAAACTACAATGAAAGTAAAGAAGCCTAAGAAAGACCTCAGTAAACAAAAGCAAGAAAAAGTTGGAAGCGGTGGCTCAAAGAAATGGCGTGTTTTGGCTACGACAGTCAAGAAGAAGAAGCTCCAAGCTGTGATTATTGGAGGGAAGAAGAAACTTCTTTTGAAGAAAAAAGGCGTTCAGGTTAAGCCAAAGGCTGGAGGAAAGGGCAGCAAAGACTAA